Within the Natranaeroarchaeum sulfidigenes genome, the region GTAGATTATTGATAAAAATCAGGAAAACAATGTCGAAAGTAGTTTATGCGGATACCGACAAGAACTGGTATGGTCGAACTGGACGAGACCGATCTACATATCTTGCAGCTACTGACCGAGAACTCCCGTCGGCCGTACAACGACATCGCCGAGCAGGTCGGTGTCTCACCGCCTACCGTCTCCGATCGCGTGGACCGTCTCGAAGAGCTCGGGGTTATCAGCCGATTTACGCTCGATCTCGATCGATCACAGATCAGCGAGGGCGTCGGCGTTCTCGTCGACCTCCATCTCCGGCCAGGAACGGTGCACGATGTCATCGATCGACTCGCCCCGCTAGAAAGCGTTGATCACGTGTACGCAACCGCGGACGCACACGTGGTCGCGCGGGCGACGGTGGACGAGTGTGAGATCCACCGGATCCTCACCGACACCCTCGACCTCTCGCAGGTCGTCGAATACGACGTGAGACTGTTGATCGACTCGGTCTGGGAGCCCACGGTCCAGAAAGCAGATGCCGAAGACGAGACCCCGTACGACGACCCCACTGCGATACCGGCAGGCGGTGCATCACTCGGAGCCGACGGTCAGTAGCTATCCGACAACTATC harbors:
- a CDS encoding Lrp/AsnC family transcriptional regulator — protein: MVELDETDLHILQLLTENSRRPYNDIAEQVGVSPPTVSDRVDRLEELGVISRFTLDLDRSQISEGVGVLVDLHLRPGTVHDVIDRLAPLESVDHVYATADAHVVARATVDECEIHRILTDTLDLSQVVEYDVRLLIDSVWEPTVQKADAEDETPYDDPTAIPAGGASLGADGQ